In Pseudomonas glycinae, the DNA window GAACCGGCCACCCGCGCGGCCTCGACCAGCGTCGGATCACCGTCCACGCCGACCGCCTCGAATCCTCGCTCGGCCAGCGCCCGCAGCAGCCAGCCTTCGCCGCACCCCAGATCGAGCACACGCTCGGGCTGGCGCCCCATCACCGCCAGCAAAATGGCCTGATCGGTCACCTGCCGGCGGCTCTCGATGGCGCCGCTGCGTACAGCTTCGGTCCAGGCCCGGGCGTTGTGGTGCCAGCTCTGCAGCAGGGTGGATTCAGGCGAGGACATGACGGACTCCGAGGTTACGGGATGCAGGCAAGGATAGGTCAGGTGTAGTCGGCCAGTTGAATCCGGTTGCGACCGCCGCGCTTGGATTCGTAGAGCGCGCTATCACCCTGTTCGATCAACGCTGCGAGGCTGGCCGGCGGCTGATCGAACACCTTGGCGCCGATGCTCAGGGTGACCGCTTGCGGGGTGGTGTAGGTCTGGGAAGTCATCTGTTGGAACTGCTCACGCAGCGCACTGCCCAGATCCATGATCTGAGCGTGGGACGCATCGCCCAGCAGCATCACGAATTCGTCACCGCCCAGCCGTGCCGCCAGCGCGCCATTGGGCAGCACTGCGCGGATCATTTCGCTGAGGGCGATGAGCAACCGGTCGCCGGCGGTGTGGCCGTACAGATCGTTGATCAGTTTGAAGTTGTCGATGTCGATCAACAGCAGCGCGCCGGGGCGGGCGCTGGAGACTTCGTCGAGCAGGCGCGGTGCGCGGACTTCTAGGGCGCGGCGGTTGTACAGCGCGGTCAGCGGATCCCGGGCGGCCAGTTCGGCAATCTGCTTTTCCCGGCGGTAGCGCTCGGTGCCGGTCATCGACAGCGCGATCAGCATGATCGCCATCGCGCCTTCAACCAGGGAAATCTGAATGATTTCGCCACGCAGCGACGCCAGATCGATCAACGTGCCCGGAATCACCGCGATGATCGCCTTGGCGAAATAGAACGCGCCGTGGATCAGCAGCACATAACGCAATTGCACCGCGCCGACGCTCAACGATTTGCCGTGCGGGCGCAGCAACAGGCTGGCCCGCAGCATCAACGCGGCCACCAGCAGCGAGTTGGCCATCAGCATGATCTTCGACCACGACGGATCTTCCGGTAACAGCAGCAACGCCAGCCAGAGCAGGAACATCAAGTACCAGGCCCGCGACAACCGCTGCTGGGTAAACCGCGCGACTCCCAGCAGAAACAGCCAGTGCGCGACCACCAGCAGGCCGTTGGCGAACCAGATGCCGATCAGCGGATAACCATTGGCGCGCAACAGGGCCAGGCTTGAGCCGACGGTGATGGTGGCGA includes these proteins:
- a CDS encoding GGDEF domain-containing protein, producing MALDPLTMLTISTALAAAAALYLAVEWRSIRESSLLFWSAGFATITVGSSLALLRANGYPLIGIWFANGLLVVAHWLFLLGVARFTQQRLSRAWYLMFLLWLALLLLPEDPSWSKIMLMANSLLVAALMLRASLLLRPHGKSLSVGAVQLRYVLLIHGAFYFAKAIIAVIPGTLIDLASLRGEIIQISLVEGAMAIMLIALSMTGTERYRREKQIAELAARDPLTALYNRRALEVRAPRLLDEVSSARPGALLLIDIDNFKLINDLYGHTAGDRLLIALSEMIRAVLPNGALAARLGGDEFVMLLGDASHAQIMDLGSALREQFQQMTSQTYTTPQAVTLSIGAKVFDQPPASLAALIEQGDSALYESKRGGRNRIQLADYT